The following nucleotide sequence is from Coffea eugenioides isolate CCC68of chromosome 3, Ceug_1.0, whole genome shotgun sequence.
TTGAAAAGTTATAAAATGTGATTATGGAAAGATTGCAAAAGACTAAGTGCCTGTTCTCaactaattttgaaaattttattttagctTTTAATTCTTGATAAactattttgttttgttctcaactaatttttttttaaaaaaattgattttacattttttgaCCCTAAAATTCTAAAAATCAAGTACCGGTTTTGAGGTGCTTTTAGATTTTGATTCTGACTTACTTTTTCACATAGATAAAATTATGCTTTAAATTTCAACATAATTAATAAGTTACCTAATATTTAGGTAACTTTTTATGGTCtttctattttctttctttttctcatgtCACTTCTAGATTCATCCTCCATTTAATCTTCATAACAAAAGTAATTAATTCCATCAAAAATTATGTAATTGGTACAAAATTCATTTATGTAGCATATAAGGGTAATACAGTCATCTTTTtgtcaaaattagttttctaacctttttcAAGAACACATATGCATTTATTAGAATGGTTTTTTTAATGATCAACGAGAACGCATGAGTTATTATATAAAATCTAATTTTAAGAATCAATTTTACAAAATCACAATCAGTTGAGAACAGGCCCTAAGATCCTATAAGAAGTGCAAAGGGTAgtcttttattgattttgaacccAATACGCATGAAAGCTAATAGACATGAagatatttgttaaaaaattttaaaaatgtaatGTTACTAGAAAAGGTTAGGTTTCTTTTGCccaaatttatatatttttaaatattttctaCTTATACTATAATAGTTTACATTCCCTACACATAATATTATTGAAACTAAAAAAGGTTAAATGGATGGTGTAAATTAATCAAATATAATATTTGGGAACTATATTTTCATAATCAAACTATTCtcttattttataaaatatacacataaatCACAATATTCTAAAGATTCTATTAAAATTTTGGGGTAAATAAATAGTAGCAGTTAAAAAGTGGTTTCACTATGGCAGAAACGAATTAGACTTGTATATATTTAATAGCTTTTATGCCCTAAACCTTTTCCTGATTTCAACTTTAACCTCTGATCATTTCAAAATATCATAGATCCACCAACAACATTTCCCAAGTTACATTTCAAGCCttaatttctgcaatttttaaataaatcttTTGTGTTAGATCGATACTCATCCATTACATAGTTGAATAACCATCGAGTGTTTTTTGATCTTATTTTGTTACATACACAGCTTATATACATTCATGACATAATAAATACATTATTgtattttggtgattttttgGGGTTTTGGCCTTGACCTTGGACATTTTATTGGGCAATAGGCATTTGATTCAAGAGTGCTAGAACACAAAGAACCCACGACAACTTAAAAGCCTCAATATGGAACTTTAACGGATACACCGAATTCACTCACTATTTTTGTTGACAAGGGAACTACAGCCGTTATCTAAGAGTACTCACTAGGTAAATACCACCCCCTGTAATAGGCCACCAATCATATGGAGGGATAAGATGCCCAGGCAAGTCCTATACAACGGACGAATATCCCAAGAGAGGTTCGAACCCAAATTGACAGGAAAGTATGATACCAACTCTATCATTTCGGCCAACTCAAGGGACCAAATTCACTCACTATTGTTACATTGAAACCTTAAAATCCTTTTATTGATACTAAAATTTGTAATTCAGGCTTTGAATTTTACAACAAAATTCCCAGTTCATGAGATTACACATTATCAAAAGCCACAACAATGAGCTGAAGAAATTGCCGAAACTGGATATGGATCACTCGCGAGCAACAAAGACAAGTTGTTTCCCAACATTGCGACCACTAAAGAGACCTACAAGGGCAGAAGGGCCACTCTCCATGCCTTCAGCAATATCTTCAACATAGATTAGCCTGTTTTCTTGGATGTGAGGCAACACGAATTCAGCAAACTTTGGGAAGAGGTGATAGAATTCGAAAGCGGAAAAACCTCGCATGGTAATTCGCTTGTAAAAGAGCCACATCAAATTGTGTACTCCTTCAGTCTTTTCAAGATTGTATTGTGAGATCATTCCACAAACAGAAATTCGACCGTTCATGTTCATATTCTGGAGCACTGCATCCAGCATCTTCCccccaaaattttcaaagtaTATGTCAATTCCCTCGGGGAAATACCTAtgccaagaaaaaaaatgatgattaTTTACTAATACGCACTAGATATTATCTTCATTTTTAGGTCGTAGTTTTTATAGGAGATGAAAGCCTGACCTTTTCAGAGCAGCATCGAGGTCATCCTCTTCCTTATAATTGAAAGCATCATCGAATCTGAACTTGTTCTTCAAATGATCAACCTTGTAGCACAAAGAAATGTACATCCCAACAAAATTTAATTGTTTTACATGCAGTTCATAGCTTTCCTACAAATTTCCATCATGAAAAACTACTTCCACATAAAATTTCAGATCAGCAAACACTTGGAAAAGGCTAGAATATCACCTTTTCTTTGCTTCCAGCACTTCCAACAACATAGCAACCTGTCAATTTTGCAAATTGCCCTACAAGCTGACCAACTGCACCAGCTGCTGCTGATACAAatactttttctcttttcttgggGTGACAAACGTCAAAAAATCCCCCATAGGCAGTAATACCAGCCAGACCTTTAAAAGACAGTAAAAAGCTAATGTTGTTACATTTTCAATGCCAAGTAGTAGAAGTGACAAATATTGCAGAAACATATTCCTGCAGATACCAAATTAACTAGTAAAAGTTTTCAACTGAAAAAATTtcattacaaatttttttttcctgaatCAAGCAGGGATTTTAATTACCAAGAATTCCCACGTAGTAGGAAAGATGTACGTTTGTGTTTTCGACCTTGAACAGAGAATTAGTTTGTGTTGTGAGAGTGTACTCCTCCCATCCAGTCGTTCCCCAAACAAGGTCACCTTTCTTGAAGTTCTGATGCTCTGAATCCAAAACTTTAGCTACCCCGTAACCGTATAGGGGCTGCAAACATCACCATCTCGTTAGCTCAAGTCTTGAAACTAAAACTTTTCCAGTGTTCATAAATGATCATAAATCAATATTGAAAACTAAAACGTGTTCACTGTTCATTAGTCCTTACAATTTGAATCATCAATTGAGTAGAGGCATGGAAAATAAGAATAGTTAGGGAAATAACTAATAGTAATACTATGCTGAATAATGCAAACATACCAATCCAGGAGTGAAAGCAGGAAAGGGGGTTTTAATAGAATGATCTGGCTTTATCATGAGAGCTCTGAAGTAAGGGTCACATGACAAGTAGAGATTCTTAAGCAAAACCCCTTTCGAGTTTTCTGGGACGTTCAAGCTTATGGCATTTTCTGTGCTGATAATGAAATCGGACTCCTTTGGAAACCCAATCACATGGTCTTTCAACAGCAGTTGCTTGTTCCTCACTACCTCAGCCTCTGCTGCCTTTGCTCAAAATTATTGCTCTGGTTGGAGTCTTAGTGTTTGTGTTAGGTATGTGGAGACGCTCTATTTCCTTAGTGGAGCAAATATTGAGAGTATTTGGTAGAAGTTTGAAGCACAAGTCTTCTGTTTATATAGAGGGAGAAAATGAGCATGAATGTGCGAAATGATGTGAGTTGATGGAGATAAAAGATTGAAAACTTCaaagaagggaaaaaggaaaaattagagTAAAGAACAAAAACAAATTCACTGGTTGTACAGAATGATCCTACAACTGAAAATAATTATATACAAAGTATAATATCAAGACATTTCGttgaaaaaaatggagaaatttcatcTTGCCTAAGCAGagctgagaaaaaaaaaagctcataAACTCGTGAATCCCCCGTATGGAAGAGAGAGAATAAACTCTTTCAGGTTCTAAATTCGGGTAAAGTTTTTAGAACTTTTGGTGGaaatataatttctttttttttatgtttatttcttCATCAAAGATTTCTTTCGTAGCTCCCAAGATTTTATTACTACTAAACACTAAGGATTTTTTCATGTCTTGTTTCCCTAAACAAATTAGATTCATTTACTATTGGTCCTCTAGTAGTCGTTAAGTTTCGTGTTGTGGTTTCGAGTACATGAAAGGTCGCAATTCAACTCTTATGAGCTTGAATAGTATTTGAGGGGTGCTAAATCTTGTGGTAGAAATAAGAAAGCATAATAGATTGTTCCATTTTTCATTGCCACCATAAATGCACTATTATTACACACAATAAAAAGTCATATATGTAGTTGGAATACCTTTCCCGAGCTTGAGATAAATAAATGTAGAAGGTTTTCAAAGATTTCCAATCATTTTGTAGCGCAGCAATTGGCAGTCTGCTAAATTTACTTCCGACCTTATATTTAACAATTGGCCAagttttcatgttttgaaccaCAAGAATGTGCTGATTTTAGTCTTTGTACAGACTTGTCAATGCCAGACATCCAATTGCGTTCCcaaaaatttgttcaaaagGGTATGGACTTTTCTGGTGTTCTAAAGTAAGAGTTGACTGAGTATTAGTAGTGGATTCTGATTCAAGAAAACTTTGTACTGTAATGAGAAGTAATAATTTTGTCTTATTTTTAGGACTGCTTTTCAAagcttaatttttttaaaaaaataataatgccCTAGCTGGTCGAAATTGAAGCTGTTGGgaactaatttttcttttttttttattaaaaataatctAAGAGAGACTCCAAACTTTATaagtgagaaaagaaaagaaaagaaaatttgagaaTCAAATTAGATATTTTAAGCATTAATATCCCTGACATGTtgctctgtttggattgctatttttttcaaaaaaaattttcgttTTTTGTAAATACATCtcttaatcatctttttatctcatatatatcaaatcgttacgtATATTCTATAAAAACTCCAGAAAATAGGCGATTTTTCTCATACACTTGGGAAGCCAAATTGGTTGAAACCTAAATCATTTCGGACTGAACTACAACAGAAGCCCATATATCAATGCAACCTGCAGTCGAGCTCAATGGTTTTACTCTACAGGCCGAATCAATGGCGCTACTTAACTTGCATTGGGCCTTCTTATTTGTAGAAAAGGCTACGATGGAGTGAAGATAAGATCCTCTTTGGGATGTCCCATGTAAAAGAGGCTTATGCATGTCAGGCCACGCCTTATACCAAACCCTATTTGGCAATTAATTTTACATCAAATTTGGGTTTTATTACGATCTCAAATAACGTATATAATAGAGGGagttatatataatattaatacacAAAAGAATAGTTTACTCTCTTTTCTTCGTTAGGGCATTTTTTCATTGAATTTTTTCCTAATAAGATTTTAACGAGACATATTCTTTGTGGCATAGATATCTAAGAGGGAGTTTTATGAAATTAATAAAGTAATAAGTGTGGATGTCCATTTATCTCCCCAAAATACATCAGAACATGCATCCACCCTACAATGTTCATTTGTCCATTCATGTATCTTCTTGTAGTTTGGAACTACTCAATTCATGTATTTGAAGTACTAAATTCATGTATTTATATTCATGTTTGTACATGTATCTTTGTTTCACCTATAAATAGAGGGCATATAAGTCTCATTGTAACCTTTGAAATATTCTTACTATTTCCTTATCTCTGATCTACCCTACATTCTCTActtttagtagtttattttattagttatatatatatatatatatatatatatatatgattgcTACGGAATTTTTAATCCAATTCAATAAAAGTAGGACTCGGCTATTGAAAATGTTGGATAAAGAAGAAATCCAAATAACCAATGAAATTTCAGATTACCAAACACAAGAAGATAAGATGACTCGAGCAATGACGTCATgggaagaaaatattttcaagcaTATCTCTCTTATTAACTCTATATAAAGAACAGGAAGGTAGCCAAATGGAGCAACTGAAGAAGAACTTCTCTCTGAAAGTACTCCCTCAAGCTCCTCTCTCCAAAAATCCCTATCTcccttgtaatagatagggatAGGATTATTTCAAGAAAGAGCAAGCTCTAAAGCAAAATTCTGTAAGTTCTCtaataatatttcaaattttataaTCCAGACTTATACATTCATGCATCTTGCATATGGCTGATATTACCGCCTGTTTCATGCATATGATCGACCAAACCACCTACTTTAATTTTTACAAACATGCATCATATCGTATTATTTCTTCAAGATAAAATtccaatttctttcattttcatcctgGGTTTCCGATTTTGGAAATTTTATCGATTGTTCTATGTATTATagaatttcaagatgatttgaTAAATAAAATGTTTTTATTGCGAATTGACTGCAAGGCAGCTAAAGATGTTTTATAAAAAGatgttaaaaattttaaatcaattacaaagtttttttggttgttttagtTAGAGGCCTATTTGGCAAAGGAGTTTTTTTGCCAATTTGTTCACTACAAGTTTTTAACACTGTAATTATAGTAACATTAAGAaacttctcaaaaattttaaattacatACTTCAAAATACCTAAAAtatattcacaaaaaaaatttcactccctcctttcttcttccacctcaACCCACTACCACCTCTATCGTCGGCCAAGACCGGCCGATGCTGAAAATGGCTTTTTCAGCGCCGGctacctgttttttttttctttttttcctccctctcctcctcccctcccctcctctctctccctctcttcccCTCTCCCCCTCCCCTTCTGTCCGATCTGATTGCGAGACGAGATTCACTCGACCAGATTGCATTGGGAGGAGTAGGAGGGTAACAGGGGAGGGAGAGGGGTAGGGGTAGGGGTAGTGGGGGAGGGATAGGGGAGGAGAGAGGGCGAGGGAGAGGGAATGGGAGAAGATTGAGCATATTTGTTTTTGCTGTTGCTTGTCTGGTGGGGGAGAGGGAGGGGAGAAGAGGAgagaaaattgcaaaaaaaaaaaaattgtttctaCTGCTGCTTGTCCAGTggggaagagagagagggaaggggaaggggagaagagggagagggagagagaaaaaACCAAGTTTGTTTCTGCTGCTACTTGTTTCGGCAGGAAGGGAGAGGTGGTGGGGAagggagagggggagggggaggggagaagaagaagagagaaaagaaaagaaaaaagaaagaacaaaaaaaaaaaaaaaaaaaaaaaaaaaaaaaaaaaaaagaaagagaaaaaaaagaaagaaaaagaataaaaattgttttccatcttaaaaatTTTTCCTAGAACTTCTATAGTaatctacagtaaagttttagataaacatccaaaaaattcatttgtcaAATGGAGATTTCTGATTATATTAAGAATTTAAGACAAATTTGTGAACCACTATATAAAAGACTTAGAAAGAATCCTCCAGTTTGGATCGAAAACCATACTAAAACGGTACAAAGGATTAAGCAAATTGTTAAGGATCTTCCATTTTTAGGAATTCCTCATTTGCATGCATTTATGATAGTTGAAATAGATGCATCAGAGGTAGGATATGGAGGCATTCTCAAAAAAACAAGAATTTTTTACTACAAAAAATAAGTTCTAATGCCTCATGACAGCTAGTACCAGTAAAGaagatttcaagaaaaaattgatCGATGCCTATCCCAAATTAATGATGAAGAAAAGgtaatattttctcaagatcCTGCTcgagaaaatgaagaagattgCTAAGGAATTTTCAGCCCAATTTAATAAAAGTAGGACCCAGCCAATCAAAATGTCGGATAAAGAAGAAATCCAAACAACCAATGAAATTTCAGATTACCAGACAGAAGAAGATAAGATGACTCAAGCAATGACATCATTGGAAGGATATTCTCAAGCATATCTCTCTTATCAACTCTATATAAAGAAGAGGAAGGTAGCCAAACGAAGCAAGCGAAGAAGAACTTCTCTCTAAAATTACTCTCTCAAGCTCCTCTCTCTAAAACCCTTAGTCTTTCAAAATGCCCAACTcccttgtaatagataggattaTTTCAAGAAAGAGCAAGCTCTAAAGTAAAATTCTGTAAGTTCTCtaataatatttcaaattttatattcCAGACTTATGTATACATGCATCTTGCATATGGCCGGTATTACCGCTTGCTACATGCATATGGTCGGCCAAGTCGCCTGCTTTAATTTTTACAAACATGCATCGTATCGTATTATTTCTTCAAGATAAAATtccaatttctttcattttcatcctgGGCTTCCGATTctagaaattttatcaatttttatatgtattacaaaatttcaaaatgatttgaTAGATAAAAAGTTTTTATTGTGAATTGATTGCAAGGCAGCAAAAGATGCCTTACAAAAGGatgttaaaaattttaaatcaattacaaagagtTTTAGGATGTCTTAATTATGTTTATGATTTTATTAAGAATTTAATAGATTGTTCTGCTTCATTAGCAAATTAGAAAGACTGTCACCATGCATAAAAATTGCAATAATCACTAACATGGATTATGTAATCTTTAGTAACTGaacaaatatttatatattattaagTCAAGCAATGTTTTCTTCTATTTGTACTTTTTTGAGAACATATGGTTGAGCTGTGTACATGAGCAATAAGTTAGTGTACTTCATTTAAAAGAAGTTGTACATTTTTTAAGCATGTACACTTTAGCTGTGGACACTATCAACAAGTTAGTGTACTATGTTAAAAAGCAATTGTACAATAGAAAGAACATAAGTGTACATGCAAGTATATGGACTCTATTTGAGAGCGATTATACGATCCATGCGAACCCCAAAAGGCATTGTTTACAACATAATCAAATGTTTAATCATTGAATTTTTTCCCTAAATTCCACCTCTTCctttttaaagaaataaaaaaaagatacaCTATAGGGTTCAATTGGAAGGTgtattttttgggtgtttgtataaaattttactgtaatttactGTAGAATTTGTAAAAAAACTTTTGTGTATTTAGggtttggaaaaattaaaaattttgcctttttccctcttcttttcctttttccttttctttttttttttttccctttctctccTCCGTTCTCCTCCTTTCCCATACCTCTAACCAGATCAGCTCTTCCTCCCTTCTAATTGCCGGCTGCCATCTCTCGCCACCGTTGCCTTTCGCTTCCTACTACTGTCGGTAgctacttcttttttttttttattctctctCCATTCCTCTCCTCCTCCCTCCCTCTTCCTTCTCCTCTCCTTTTCCTTCTCCTTCTCTTCTCCTCTTCCCCTGCCTCTCCCTCCTCTTACCTTCATTAGATCTAAACAATATCTTACACCTAATAATATATAGATTAACTTTTTATATACTGATAACATAGTGTTTTTTTTACACTAGCAACTATGAATATATGTCGCATGTGTatgatttaaaattttaatttgaattGGTGTTATGTGGTATAATCTAAACCTATTAATGAAAGAAAATGTACACTGATAGTATACAAAAAATTTACTCATAATAAATCTTATGATGTAATAACCCATACTTTTTCTGTAGATTAATTTTGTCATTGGAGTTTAACATATTTGGCTATCAAATAATGATTAGATATCTTATTTTGATTCGCTAAACAACACTCTCCAATAGTCTTATGActtgtttgataatccaattcaacacttaaatataatggattcaaattttaacatattcaaaccATTTGATAACAACAAATTAAACAagtgaattaattaagtggcactgaatttcctaggcaaaacttgctttcaaaattaagtaataagctattcacttatcactgaatgtgatgtgcactcaaatgtaatagatttAATGCTTagcaattcaataacttaatgaattTAGACTTCAAATTTGAGATTTCAAACTTCAGctttcaaattttagttttatcaaatgcacccttagttttagggatggcaatgggagcccgcggggggctctcggggcagggggaattttttccccccgtttagaaacggggcgggggtatactcccccacCCTGCTacccgcaaaaaaaaaagtatatatatatataaataaatatatatataattatatataatatgtaatttaattagttataaacttatgataatgatattattagttagatgtattatataatgtatattagtgtatgtaatataattgatattataaattatatgaataattagacatgtctactaatagaatttattaattagttatactaaatttactaatacatttatactaaatttctaattacacttaatagaataacacttttttctcaaaaaaaagtacaaacacaataatgaattagtgattgtatttgtactaaaagtgaaaacttgactattttagttgtatttattttatcatgttggattgtattcaaataacttttgtttgattgtttttatgagtttcaattgtaaaattacaatgactaataacttgatgatgtgttgatattttagtacttgattatttattaaaatttaattataataaaattttattaaacccGCGAGAAAAATTTTACGGGGGCAGGGCGGGGGGACTGAgaggcgggggacggggcgggggtCGGGTGGAATTAATAGGCAACGGCCTCCCCCGCCCCAatcccgccccgttgccatccctacttAGTTTACATTGAGGTAATTTTTAAGAAGACATCCCATTAAATTTTTCCTAGCAactatattttcttttactcaatGTATCTAGATAAAGTTCCTTGTACTCTATAAATCTAGTCATCAATCTAATAACTAGTACCTTTGTCTCTTCTAGGGTCCACACGAAAGTAGACAAAAATTAACTTGGTTGTGActcttatctaccaaatttttttaaactagCGAACCTAATCACTAGCTAATTTACATTGTCTCCTTAGaagttattttaatattaattcGAAACTTCGATGGATATGGTCATGAAAAATTTGACAACATTCTTTAGCACGACTTAGCTACCCTAGACAAACTTCGGTTACAGTTGTACCACATAAGTTTTTAAGCGTAAGGGAAATGGAAGTCAACATCAAACTTTTATTAAAACTAAATATTGAATTCAGGTTTATGTGGTACATCAATAACCAAGTTCTTCTTTATAATTTGTGACATTTAAACTAGTATGTGGGAGCAAAAAATAAAGACCACATCACTTGGATTATTTTTTAACAAGAGTATAAGTAattattaaaattaaatttatcaTAATATTTTGAGTGTGAATTACTGTAATTTAACTCAAACATAGAAAGATAGTGAATGttacacatacacacacacctccgtttggattagttatttttgaaatattttattataacaGTGTATGTGAAAAAACTTTTTACTATAGATATTTTTGAAGGTGTTTTTGAGATATATTTTGAGGTATTTCTagaagtttaaaattttttgtggtattttttaaaaattaccaTCACCATCCACCACCTCTTCCTTTCTTCTCCTCCCTCCTCCCTTTCtctcttcctcctccctctctTTCTTCCCCCTCTTCCCTTCCATCTTCctcctccctttttttcttccccTCCTCCCTTCCTTTTCCCTCCCTTTCCTTTGAAAGGGGAGAGGTAGGGTGTGGCGGAAAAGGGAGAAGGCGAGAaggaagagggagagagaggaaAGAGGAGAAGGAAGATGGagg
It contains:
- the LOC113766548 gene encoding 2-alkenal reductase (NADP(+)-dependent)-like; the protein is MSGIDKSAAEAEVVRNKQLLLKDHVIGFPKESDFIISTENAISLNVPENSKGVLLKNLYLSCDPYFRALMIKPDHSIKTPFPAFTPGLPLYGYGVAKVLDSEHQNFKKGDLVWGTTGWEEYTLTTQTNSLFKVENTNVHLSYYVGILGLAGITAYGGFFDVCHPKKREKVFVSAAAGAVGQLVGQFAKLTGCYVVGSAGSKEKVDHLKNKFRFDDAFNYKEEDDLDAALKRYFPEGIDIYFENFGGKMLDAVLQNMNMNGRISVCGMISQYNLEKTEGVHNLMWLFYKRITMRGFSAFEFYHLFPKFAEFVLPHIQENRLIYVEDIAEGMESGPSALVGLFSGRNVGKQLVFVARE